A genomic window from Pocillopora verrucosa isolate sample1 chromosome 7, ASM3666991v2, whole genome shotgun sequence includes:
- the LOC131773086 gene encoding probable flavin-containing monoamine oxidase A: protein MMRIVNFSEEFNPEIEEELLKSVKFIIDTDRAFLGDFLQQRQYLAKNRMKTVLVASREKTAKGNQSHIACEIIFVQYFADGNYGFVKFISTAERFNELEELNHTRLQLVNEAISVVNKYAQRCGFDKCKEIFSVIKKKHNSKPTNKCAESSLCKSLYIAGFRWIEADLISSDFGSQCWTCLIVYRPNLVPNYQVENGIKWDYIATSVLLNFCEDIVTILNSSDYGKQTMRQVKALMNNFEESSSLDSNIVQPSFPWNGRVGPSPANQVVVVGGGLTGLSAAASLSKAGIPVVLLEASNYLGGRVKQVQPFEGFAPIDLGGEFIHGSNTVVNKIACDNGWVVLPASQCEAGEEGEKLFYKGKLYSTNSNQREIRLAREAWAELINSKYRNQETETEYLSDSVKVRLEEKGLSRDVLDVIDWWKMKISAGSLDHYGVREGRRRMESKYEWGIEDCRLAESYSQLVKYYLANSMDVDKRLNWQVKEVVWKGDRVRSNNSGRILLKNQHGQEMTAKHVIITVPLTVLKDGDITFTPALPADKNKAIRTIQMLGAWKIACRFKRRFWPEKLHQIYSVRGFASEIWTCSHDCPDSDEKCHVVVGFETAEPAEEKRYLSGQEVLRGFLSHLDEIFGTSSDPSPASNSFMDFVYFHWSNHPYIRGGYTSPTAHAYEFRRVLASPVDDRLFFAGEATSSRSCSTVPTAIETGTRAADEVCCAAGILPLAKL from the exons ATGATGCGAATTGTCAACTTTAGCGAAGAATTCAACCCTGAGATAGAGGAGGAATTATTGAAATCTGTTAAATTCATTATCGATACCGATAGAGCCTTCCTTGGGGATTTCCTTCAACAAAGACAATATTTAGCTAAAAATCGAATGAAAACTGTTCTGGTGGCTTCAAGGGAGAAAACAGCAAAGGGGAACCAATCCCACATTGCATGTGAAATCATATTTGTGCAGTACTTTGCTGACGGAAACTATGGCTTCGTAAAGTTTATTTCTACAGCTGAGCGATTCAACGAACTCGAAGAATTGAATCATACCAGACTGCAGTTAGTAAACGAGGCCATTTCAGTGGTAAATAAG TATGCTCAACGGTGTGGTTTTGATAAATGCAAGGAAATCTTCAGTGTGATTAAAAAGAAGCATAATTCTAAACCTACCAACAAGTGCGCAGAATCAAGTCTTTGTAAGTCTCTCTACATAGCAGGATTTCGATGGATAGAGGCTGATCTTATTTCTTCTGATTTTGGAAGTCAGTGTTGGActtgtttgattgtttacaGGCCAAATTTAGTTCCTAACTACCAGGTTGAAAATGGTATCAAATGGGACTACATTGCAACATCTGTACTACTAAACTTTTGTGAAGATATTGTCACTATTTTGAATTCATCCGATTATGGAAAACAAACTATGAGGCAAGTAAAAGCCttgatgaataattttgaaGAAAGTTCAAGCCTGGATTCAAATATTGTCCAACCCTCATTTCCTTGGAATG GAAGAGTAGGACCTTCTCCTGCAAATCAGGTTGTGGTTGTTGGTGGAGGGCTGACTGGGCTTTCTGCAGCAGCTTCTTTGTCTAAGGCTGGTATTCCTGTTGTCCTTTTGGAGGCATCCAATTATCTAG GTGGAAGAGTGAAGCAAGTTCAGCCATTTGAAGGGTTTGCTCCAATTGATCTTGGTGGAGAGTTTATCCATGGATCTAACACTGTGGTGAACAAGATTGCTTGTGACAATGGATGGGTTGTTCTGCCA GCCTCTCAATGTGAAGCTGgggaagaaggagaaaaattaTTCTACAAAGGAAAACTCTACTCGACGAATAGTAATCAACGGGAAATCAGACTTGCTCGAGAAGCGTGGGCCGAATTGATCAACAGCAAATACAGAAATCAAGAAACGGAAACGGAATATTTGTCTGATTCTGTGAAGGTGAGACTTGAAGAGAAAGGCTTGTCACGTGACGTGTTGGATGTAATTGATTGGTGGAAGATGAAGATATCTGCAGGATCCTTGGATCACTATGGAGTGCGGGAAGGGCGGAGGAGAATGGAGTCCAAATATGAGTGGGGAATTGAAGATTGCAG ACTCGCGGAATCTTACTCACAGCTGGTGAAGTACTACTTGGCTAACAGTATGGATGTGGATAAGCGTCTTAACTGGCAGGTTAAGGAAGTTGTTTGGAAAG GAGACAGGGTGAGATCCAACAACAGTGGACGAATTCTTCTGAAAAATCAACATGGCCAGGAGATGACCGCCAAGCACGTGATCATTACTGTACCACTAACAGTCCTCAAAGATGGCGACATAACCTTCACTCCAGCACTTCCCGCTGACAAGAACAAGGCCATACGCACGATACAGATGCTGGGCGCGTGGAAAATCGCTTGTCGTTTCAAACGCCGCTTCTGGCCGGAGAAGCTGCATCAAATTTACAGCGTTCGTGGGTTCGCTAGTGAGATATGGACTTGCTCACATGATTGTCCCGACAGTGACGAAAAATGTCACGTGGTTGTCGGGTTTGAAACTGCCGAGCCCGCGGAAGAGAAACGGTATCTCAGCGGACAGGAAGTGTTGAGAGGATTTTTGAGTCATCTGGATGAGATATTTGG CACTTCCTCGGACCCAAGCCCTGCCAGCAATTCGTTCATGGACTTCGTGTACTTCCATTGGTCAAACCATCCTTACATTCGCGGGGGATATACCTCACCCACTGCGCATGCTTACGAATTCCGTCGCGTGCTCGCCAGCCCTGTTGACGATCGCTTGTTCTTTGCGGGTGAAGCCACTAGTTCAAGGTCATGTTCGACTGTACCTACTGCGATTGAAACTGGGACACGCGCGGCAGATGAAGTTTGTTGTGCGGCTGGAATTCTCCCTCTTGCGAAACTTTAA